In Thermococcus sp., a single genomic region encodes these proteins:
- the wtpB gene encoding tungstate ABC transporter permease WtpB, producing MKRDYTLYFFVALGSFMIVYILLPLGMIYAKQVSDFGAFLKTLHDPVVLSAVKRSLLTATATALIALLFGVPLGYVLARKDFPGKSLVQAIVDVPIVIPHSVVGIMLLVTYSTYILDNYLGIISAMLFVSASFTINSARDGFLAVDEKLEAVARTLGASQLRTFFSVSLPMAFPSIASGAIMTWARAISEVGAILIVAYYPMTAQVLILEYFNNYGLRASRPIAVLMVTISLGIFVLLRWLVGRASNAPR from the coding sequence ATGAAGCGCGACTACACCCTCTACTTTTTCGTTGCACTCGGTAGCTTCATGATAGTTTACATACTCCTCCCTCTGGGGATGATATACGCCAAACAGGTTAGTGACTTCGGGGCGTTCCTGAAAACCCTCCACGACCCCGTTGTGCTCTCGGCTGTTAAACGCTCCCTTCTAACGGCAACGGCGACGGCCTTGATAGCGCTTCTCTTTGGCGTTCCCCTCGGTTATGTTCTAGCGAGAAAGGATTTCCCGGGAAAGAGCCTCGTTCAGGCAATCGTTGACGTCCCCATAGTAATCCCGCACTCCGTCGTTGGAATAATGCTCCTCGTAACGTATTCCACCTACATTCTCGACAACTATCTCGGGATAATCTCCGCGATGCTCTTTGTTTCGGCGTCCTTTACAATAAACTCCGCCAGAGACGGTTTTCTTGCAGTTGATGAGAAGCTTGAGGCCGTTGCAAGAACTCTCGGCGCTTCCCAGCTCAGAACGTTTTTCTCGGTCTCCCTGCCGATGGCTTTTCCTTCGATAGCGAGCGGGGCAATAATGACGTGGGCGAGGGCCATAAGCGAGGTTGGAGCGATTCTGATAGTTGCCTACTACCCGATGACGGCTCAGGTTTTGATACTCGAGTACTTCAACAACTATGGTTTGAGAGCATCTCGTCCGATAGCCGTGCTCATGGTGACCATAAGTCTTGGAATTTTTGTTCTGCTGAGATGGCTCGTGGGGAGGGCCTCCAATGCTCCGCGTTGA
- the wtpC gene encoding tungstate ABC transporter ATP-binding protein WtpC — protein MLRVEGISKDWREFHLRDVTFDVNRGEHFIILGPSGAGKTVLLEIIAGIIEPDSGRVYLNGSDVTDLPPEKRGLAYVPQNYALFPNMSVYDNIAFGLKVRKVPKGEIERKVREVSEVLGIEHLLHRKPRTLSGGEQQRVALARALVVEPPLILLDEPFANLDVQTRSKLLAEMKRWRRELGFTALHVTHSFEEAVSLGDRVGVMLNGKLVQVGPVREVFSRPASEEVARFLGFENVIEGVASGRKLIAGGLEIELPVEASGRVRVGLRPEDIVISLKPIHSSVRNEFRAIVESIEELGPLVRVHLKVGEISLSAFITRSSMLELGIEKGKEVYVGFKASALHVF, from the coding sequence ATGCTCCGCGTTGAGGGCATCTCAAAGGACTGGAGGGAGTTCCACCTGAGGGATGTGACCTTCGACGTTAACAGGGGAGAGCACTTCATAATACTCGGCCCGAGCGGTGCCGGGAAAACCGTTCTCCTCGAGATAATAGCCGGAATAATAGAGCCGGACTCGGGGAGGGTATACCTGAACGGGAGCGACGTTACGGATTTACCGCCGGAAAAACGTGGTTTGGCGTACGTGCCCCAGAACTACGCCCTCTTTCCGAACATGAGCGTTTACGACAACATAGCCTTCGGCCTGAAGGTCAGGAAGGTTCCCAAAGGTGAAATCGAGAGAAAGGTTAGGGAAGTCTCGGAGGTTCTGGGGATAGAACACCTCCTCCACAGGAAGCCGAGAACTTTGAGCGGTGGCGAGCAACAGAGGGTTGCACTTGCTAGGGCCCTCGTCGTTGAGCCTCCGCTAATACTCTTGGATGAACCCTTCGCTAACCTCGACGTCCAGACCCGCTCAAAGCTTTTAGCGGAGATGAAGCGCTGGAGGAGGGAGCTCGGCTTCACGGCCTTACACGTTACCCACTCCTTTGAGGAGGCGGTTAGTTTAGGAGACCGCGTTGGGGTCATGCTCAACGGAAAACTCGTCCAGGTCGGTCCCGTTAGGGAGGTCTTTTCGAGGCCGGCAAGTGAGGAAGTGGCGCGTTTCCTCGGATTCGAGAACGTTATAGAGGGGGTTGCCAGTGGAAGGAAGCTCATTGCCGGTGGCCTTGAGATTGAGCTCCCCGTTGAGGCCAGCGGGAGGGTGAGGGTTGGTTTAAGACCCGAGGACATCGTGATATCCCTGAAACCCATTCACAGCTCCGTGAGGAACGAATTCAGGGCTATTGTCGAGTCAATCGAGGAACTCGGGCCCCTCGTGAGGGTTCATTTGAAGGTGGGGGAGATATCTCTGAGCGCCTTCATAACCCGCTCCTCGATGCTTGAACTCGGGATAGAGAAGGGGAAAGAGGTCTACGTGGGTTTCAAGGCGAGCGCCCTTCACGTCTTCTGA